The Salvia miltiorrhiza cultivar Shanhuang (shh) chromosome 2, IMPLAD_Smil_shh, whole genome shotgun sequence DNA window aaaatagttaCCGTTAAAACAACCAAATTATGTCATTTTTTGACTAATATACTttaatatatttcattttttgagCTGAGAcactcgtttttttttttcttttttttttgttgagacATTATAATTGAGACAATCTAAAAAGAAAATTGGACCGTTAATAAATggattatatctatatatatatatatatatatatatatatatatatatatccaattattaaaacttaagaattaagaaattgatgcTATGTTAAGAGTACATTTTTGTGTTTAAAGTTTGTTGAATTTatgtgtatatgtatatattgattATTACTTTCTCCGTCCTTAAAAACTATGGTCCAATGAAAATGTCAttagttttaagaaaaaatatggtAATTGTGTTTGAATGGAGATtgaatttcacatttttttgtaattaatgaGATGAGAAGTTTGTGaggtcatttccaaataaggaaagatTATAACTTTTAGGAACATTCCAATACGATAATTAGACCATAATTTTCAGGGATGGATgtagtattatttaattaagtaagtgggtttaattaaaattttactttGAACTTAATCAAATTAGGATCTGAATGTTGTATATATTTcatctcaaaatatatttctGATTGCAAATATTTttagttaaaaaatatattattctaatttaaaattatcttaattagtgattaatagcTAGAACACAATAACTTAAATTTTGATAAGCGAAAAAGTTTAGAATTCTTTTTCTTAgagaaattattttatttttgatagatgaaaatattgtttttatcaatTTGGGaaggagaaaagaaaaataatactaagTGGTATAACATCAAAATGATGTCTtttaactaagaaagcaagaTCGAAAAAATtcgttaaaaaaataatgatgattTACTAAAATACCTATAAACAagtagtattaaataaaataaaaaatcaaaatataattcttttttattactaCTATTGTTTTGTTGTGGATGTTCCGGCGCTGCCCACCCCGGCCCAATCAAATCCTAAATAGGGTAAATAAtaaccaaacaccctctaaatagGATCTTCCAATGTCAATACGCATTCGCGTCTGAGAAAGATTTCACGCTCATCGGCGGCCGATCGCCTGCTTCCAAGAGGTAGAACACATCAGTTACAGACAACCCAATTTTACTGTAAACAGGTAAATTTTTATAGGACTCGGTCGTACATCgctgttatttattttttacactaCTTTTTATTAATTGAGACGGTTTTGGGAGTCGAGCTTCAGTTATTTCTGTGTTTCTCCGATGATCATATCGATTTAATGTTTCCTTGGGAGTTTAATGATTTTTTGGTGaatctttcttctttttatcattttctaTGTGAAAAAGTTAGAATTATTGCCACAATTGAACTGAATTTAGAAAGGGGATTGCTATAATTTTGCAAAATTTACACTTTTCGATGCTACTCTATTTTATAGATATGCCTATGTTTGGTGATGTAGTTGAGTCGATGTATTAAGAGCTTCTCAATGGTTCAATTGCCGTCAATCGTCGTTAATACTTCATCTGTCCACAAAAAGGATTAATTGCTTGTAAATAATGTTTTGCTTCTTCTGACAGAAAGAGTGGCACGATGACAAAATTCGCACGAGGAGAAACGAGTAGCTTGCTGAGGCGGGCGGAAGAAGAAATGAAGCTGCTCGAAGAAgagaagaagcagcagcaggagCCAAAGAGCAGTCCCATTGTTGTGCCTCACCTCCCCATAGATTGCATCTTCCACATCATTGCCTGGCTTCCACTTGAATCATTACTAGCATCAAGGTTCGTCTCCAAGGCCTGGTATGGGATTGTCAATGCTCCTGATTTTATCAATGCCCATCTGCAACGATCAAGTATCGGATTGATATACTTGACCCCGGATGTGAAGTCAGCCAGGAAAGTCGATTTTAGTGTTGATGGCAAGGTTTTAGGACTAGACTCTGTTTCTGTACTTCACTGGCACCTCTTCAACCCACGCACCCGGTTTCAGATCAAGTATTTGGAGATGGGAGATGGGAAGAGCACGATAAAGGAGTATAACGTGACTTGCACGGGGCATATCAAGGCGACGTGCCATGGCTTGATCGTTCTCGAAAACACTGCAAAGAGGAAAGGGTTGATCGTGATGAACCCTGTGACGCGGGAGGTGAAAACAGAGCCTTTGGGAACTATCTGTAGCTTTCAAAGTGAGTCGTATGGATTAGCCTTTTGCGAAGAGACAAGCAGGTACAAGTTGGTGCACTTGTTTAAGGACGCCTTGCAGTACATCGGGTGTGAGATCATGTGCATCGGGGGTGGGACGTGGAGGATTGTTGAAGGACCCCCTCATGGATTGATGAGTTGGTTGGGATACCCACCGGTTTCTGCCATCGGAGCTCTGCATTGGATCCCACACTTGGATCAGAATGAGCACATCGTGTCAATGGTGGTGAAGGACGAAGAGTTTGTGAAGACACCTCTCCCCAAGAGGGGTGGGATTCACGATCGTGTTATTGAGATGGATGGCAGTCTTGGGTTCGTGCGTTATCGGTCACCCATAGTAATGGAAGTGTGGATTTTGAGGAGTTTGGGAGGCGGAGGTTGGGCGAAGCAGCAGAGCGTGATGCTGGATTGGGCGAGGCCTATGGTTGCTCTGTTTTGTGTGAGGGCGGGTGGGGAGTTGGTTTTCAAGTATGGGGACCATCTATATGCGTATGATCGCCGTGTGCAGCTGATGAGGAAGATCGAGGCCACCAACGAATGGCATTCCTCCCCCGCTTGCTACTTACCTCATGTCAACACTCTTAAATCATGGACCAATCCTTCAACTTAACATAACCAAGGGAACGT harbors:
- the LOC131010178 gene encoding F-box protein CPR1-like, producing MTKFARGETSSLLRRAEEEMKLLEEEKKQQQEPKSSPIVVPHLPIDCIFHIIAWLPLESLLASRFVSKAWYGIVNAPDFINAHLQRSSIGLIYLTPDVKSARKVDFSVDGKVLGLDSVSVLHWHLFNPRTRFQIKYLEMGDGKSTIKEYNVTCTGHIKATCHGLIVLENTAKRKGLIVMNPVTREVKTEPLGTICSFQSESYGLAFCEETSRYKLVHLFKDALQYIGCEIMCIGGGTWRIVEGPPHGLMSWLGYPPVSAIGALHWIPHLDQNEHIVSMVVKDEEFVKTPLPKRGGIHDRVIEMDGSLGFVRYRSPIVMEVWILRSLGGGGWAKQQSVMLDWARPMVALFCVRAGGELVFKYGDHLYAYDRRVQLMRKIEATNEWHSSPACYLPHVNTLKSWTNPST